A single region of the Bacteroidales bacterium genome encodes:
- a CDS encoding 50S ribosomal protein L10, with protein MRREEKAQIIESLKEKIQKYGHFYITDTSGLNAADTFELRKECFKRNINMVVVKNTLMQKALESVEGDFTELLGTLKGSTSIFFCEVGNVPGRMIQDFQKKNPKNPKPSLKGAYVSESVYIGADQLETLANIKSREELIGEIISLLQSPIQRVIGSLQSGGHTIAGVVKTLQERN; from the coding sequence ATGAGACGAGAAGAAAAAGCACAAATCATTGAGTCGCTCAAGGAAAAAATCCAAAAATATGGACACTTTTATATAACTGACACCTCGGGACTAAATGCAGCCGATACTTTTGAACTACGCAAGGAGTGTTTTAAAAGAAACATTAACATGGTAGTTGTCAAAAATACTCTAATGCAAAAAGCTCTTGAGTCAGTTGAGGGCGATTTTACAGAACTACTGGGTACACTAAAAGGTTCAACTTCCATTTTTTTCTGTGAAGTTGGAAACGTGCCAGGTAGAATGATACAAGATTTTCAAAAGAAAAATCCGAAAAATCCTAAGCCATCTCTTAAAGGTGCTTATGTATCTGAATCTGTATATATTGGCGCAGACCAATTAGAAACACTTGCTAACATTAAATCACGCGAAGAACTTATTGGAGAAATTATATCATTACTACAGTCTCCAATTCAACGAGTTATTGGCTCGCTTCAGTCGGGTGGTCACACAATAGCAGGTGTTGTAAAAACATTACAAGAAAGAAATTAA
- the rplL gene encoding 50S ribosomal protein L7/L12 codes for MADLKKLAEELVNLTVKEVNELATILKDEYGIEPAAAVAAVAPAAGGAAEAGAEEKTSFDVIIKSAGQAKLQVVKLVKELTGLGLKESKEIVDAAPKAIKEGVSKEEATTLKTQLEEAGAEVEIK; via the coding sequence ATGGCAGATTTGAAAAAACTTGCGGAAGAGTTAGTAAACTTAACTGTAAAAGAAGTTAACGAATTAGCTACAATTCTTAAAGACGAATACGGTATTGAACCAGCTGCAGCTGTAGCGGCTGTTGCTCCCGCAGCAGGCGGTGCAGCAGAAGCAGGTGCCGAAGAAAAAACCAGCTTTGATGTTATCATTAAATCAGCTGGACAAGCTAAACTTCAAGTAGTAAAACTTGTTAAAGAATTAACAGGTCTAGGACTTAAAGAATCTAAAGAGATAGTCGATGCAGCGCCAAAAGCTATTAAAGAAGGCGTTAGCAAAGAAGAAGCAACAACTTTAAAAACCCAATTAGAAGAAGCTGGAGCAGAAGTTGAAATCAAGTAA
- the rpoB gene encoding DNA-directed RNA polymerase subunit beta: protein MSLNKTNRINFSSTKSQFDYPDFLELQLKSFEEFFKLNSTPEERKKEGLYKVFTENFPISDTRNSFVLEFLDYSIDPPRYDIEECIERGLSYSVPIKAKLRLYCTDPEHEDFDTVVQEVYLGTVPYMTPRGTFIINGAERVIVSQLHRSPGVFFAQTVHANGTKLYSARVIPFKGSWIEFSTDINNVMYAYIDRKKKLPVSTLLRAIGYESDKDIIQIFDLADEIKVNKTSLKKAVGRKLAARVLKTWIEDFVDEDTGEVVSIERNEIIVNRETIIDNSHIDLIIDSGAKTILLHKEDSSKSDYAIIYNTLQKDTTNSEKEAVVFIYRALRSSEPPDESTARDVIDKLFFSDKRYDLGDVGRFRINKKLNLSIDPNVKVLTKEDIIQIIKYLVELINSKADVDDIDHLSNRRVRTVGEQLYNQFGVGLARMTRTIRERMNVRDNEVFKPVDLVNAKTLSSVINSFFGTNALSQFMDQTNPLAEMTHKRRMSALGPGGISRERAGFEVRDVHYTHYGRLCPIETPEGPNIGLISSMCVYAKINDMGFIETPYRKVNDGKVDLSPKGIVYLSAEEEDLSTIAQANAPIDDDGKFIRDRVKSRFEDDYPVVPPQEIELMDVAPNQIASIAASLIPFLEHDDANRALMGSNMMRQAVPLLNPEQPIVGTGIEREVAEDSRILIVAEGNGVVEYVDAVEIVIRYERTEEEKLISFDEDTKRYNLTKFQKTNQNTCINLKPIVRVGQKVNKGDILTAGYATKDGELALGRNLMVAFMPWKGYNFEDAIVISEKVVRDDYFTSLHIDEHILEVRETKRGVEELTSDIPNVSEEATKDLDENGMIRVGAHIVPGDILVGKITPKGASDPTPEEKLLRAIFGDKAGDVKDASLKAGPSLYGVVVKKKLFSRTTKDKKVKAAEKTLLEKIDKEENTKLQSLRLRLIDKLFVILNGKTSTGLVNYLNQEIVAKGAKYTQKVLNEIDDFVDIQTSNWTTDEKKNQQVSRLLHNYTIVYKDTIADFRRKRFGITVGDELPNGIIQLAKVYIAKKRKIKVGDKMAGRHGNKGIVAKVVRQEDMPFLADGTPVDIVLNPLGVPSRMNLGQIYETVLGWAGKELGVKFSTPIFDGATLEQITEYTRKAKLPDFGRTYLYDGETGERFDQPATVGIIYMMKLGHMVDDKMHARSIGPYSLITQQPLGGKAQFGGQRFGEMEVWALEAFGASNILQEILTVKSDDVQGRSKAYEAIVKGDTMPTPGIPESFNVLLHELRGLGLSVSLE from the coding sequence ATGAGTCTGAACAAAACAAATAGGATAAATTTTTCCTCTACAAAATCGCAATTTGACTACCCTGATTTTCTGGAATTACAGCTAAAATCTTTTGAAGAGTTTTTCAAATTAAACAGTACGCCCGAAGAGCGTAAAAAAGAAGGTTTATATAAAGTTTTCACAGAAAACTTCCCTATCTCAGACACTCGAAACAGTTTTGTTTTAGAGTTTTTAGATTATTCTATAGACCCTCCAAGATATGACATTGAAGAGTGTATTGAACGAGGACTTAGCTACAGTGTACCCATAAAAGCAAAACTTAGGCTATACTGTACGGACCCGGAACATGAAGATTTTGATACCGTCGTACAAGAAGTATATTTAGGAACAGTCCCCTATATGACTCCACGCGGTACATTTATCATAAATGGTGCTGAAAGAGTAATTGTAAGTCAACTGCACCGTTCACCAGGAGTATTTTTTGCACAAACAGTTCACGCAAACGGAACTAAACTATATTCAGCAAGAGTTATTCCTTTCAAAGGCTCTTGGATTGAGTTTTCAACTGATATCAACAATGTAATGTACGCATACATTGACAGGAAGAAAAAACTTCCGGTATCTACTTTACTCCGAGCTATTGGATATGAAAGTGACAAAGACATTATCCAAATTTTTGACTTGGCAGACGAAATCAAAGTCAACAAAACAAGTCTAAAAAAAGCTGTTGGTAGAAAACTCGCTGCAAGAGTACTAAAAACTTGGATTGAAGACTTTGTTGATGAGGATACTGGAGAAGTAGTTTCAATCGAACGTAACGAAATAATCGTTAACCGTGAAACCATTATCGACAACTCACACATTGACTTGATAATCGATTCAGGTGCAAAAACTATACTCCTACACAAAGAAGATAGTTCAAAAAGCGATTACGCTATCATATATAACACTTTACAGAAAGATACAACGAACTCGGAAAAAGAGGCTGTTGTTTTCATATATCGTGCATTGCGAAGTAGTGAACCACCTGATGAGTCTACTGCGCGCGATGTAATCGACAAACTGTTTTTTAGTGACAAACGCTACGACCTTGGAGATGTTGGTCGATTTAGAATTAATAAAAAACTTAATCTATCTATCGATCCAAATGTCAAGGTACTGACAAAAGAAGACATTATTCAGATAATAAAATACTTGGTTGAACTTATCAACTCTAAAGCAGACGTTGATGATATCGACCACCTGAGTAATCGTAGAGTTAGGACAGTTGGTGAACAGCTCTACAACCAATTTGGAGTTGGGTTAGCCAGAATGACAAGAACTATAAGAGAAAGAATGAACGTTCGTGATAACGAGGTTTTTAAGCCTGTTGATTTAGTTAACGCAAAAACTCTAAGTTCTGTAATAAATTCATTCTTTGGAACAAATGCACTATCACAATTTATGGATCAAACCAATCCGTTGGCTGAGATGACGCACAAAAGACGTATGTCAGCACTCGGACCTGGAGGTATCTCACGTGAAAGAGCAGGCTTTGAAGTACGCGACGTTCACTATACACACTACGGACGTTTATGTCCTATTGAAACCCCGGAAGGTCCTAATATTGGACTAATCTCTTCTATGTGCGTTTACGCCAAAATCAATGACATGGGTTTCATTGAAACACCTTATAGAAAAGTTAATGATGGAAAAGTCGATTTATCTCCTAAAGGTATTGTATACTTAAGTGCCGAAGAGGAAGACCTTTCAACAATTGCTCAGGCTAATGCGCCAATAGATGATGATGGAAAATTTATCCGCGACCGTGTAAAGAGTAGGTTTGAAGACGACTATCCAGTTGTTCCTCCACAGGAGATAGAACTAATGGACGTTGCTCCAAACCAAATTGCTTCTATTGCTGCTTCTTTGATACCATTTCTCGAACATGATGATGCAAACCGTGCACTTATGGGTTCAAACATGATGCGCCAAGCAGTTCCATTATTAAACCCCGAACAACCAATTGTGGGAACGGGTATTGAAAGAGAGGTAGCAGAAGATTCACGTATTCTAATTGTTGCAGAAGGCAATGGTGTTGTAGAGTATGTTGATGCAGTAGAAATTGTTATCAGATACGAACGAACAGAAGAAGAGAAACTTATAAGTTTCGATGAAGATACAAAAAGATACAACCTTACTAAATTCCAAAAAACAAATCAAAACACCTGTATCAATTTGAAACCTATTGTAAGAGTAGGTCAAAAAGTAAATAAAGGTGATATTCTAACTGCAGGATATGCTACCAAAGATGGGGAACTTGCACTTGGTAGAAATCTGATGGTTGCATTCATGCCTTGGAAAGGTTACAATTTTGAAGACGCTATTGTAATTTCGGAAAAGGTTGTTCGTGATGATTATTTCACCTCTTTGCATATTGATGAACACATTCTTGAAGTTCGTGAAACAAAACGAGGAGTAGAAGAGTTAACCAGCGATATTCCAAACGTAAGCGAAGAGGCGACTAAAGATCTCGACGAAAACGGTATGATAAGAGTTGGTGCTCACATTGTACCTGGCGACATCCTTGTTGGAAAAATTACTCCGAAAGGAGCATCAGATCCAACACCGGAAGAAAAGCTATTACGTGCAATTTTTGGCGACAAAGCTGGAGATGTAAAAGATGCTTCATTAAAAGCAGGACCATCACTGTACGGTGTTGTGGTCAAGAAAAAATTGTTCTCGCGAACTACTAAAGATAAAAAAGTAAAAGCTGCAGAAAAAACACTTCTTGAAAAAATTGACAAAGAAGAGAACACTAAGCTACAAAGCTTAAGGTTGAGACTAATTGACAAACTTTTTGTAATACTAAACGGTAAAACATCAACCGGACTTGTTAATTACTTAAATCAAGAAATTGTAGCAAAAGGTGCAAAATATACTCAAAAAGTATTGAATGAAATAGACGATTTTGTTGATATTCAAACATCTAATTGGACTACTGACGAAAAGAAAAACCAGCAAGTATCACGTCTATTGCACAACTATACTATCGTATATAAAGATACCATTGCAGATTTCAGACGCAAACGCTTTGGAATAACAGTTGGTGATGAACTGCCAAACGGAATCATACAATTAGCAAAAGTTTATATTGCCAAGAAAAGAAAAATTAAAGTTGGCGATAAAATGGCAGGACGACACGGAAATAAAGGTATTGTTGCAAAAGTTGTACGACAAGAAGACATGCCATTTCTTGCGGACGGAACCCCTGTTGATATTGTTTTAAATCCACTTGGCGTTCCTTCGCGTATGAACCTTGGTCAAATTTATGAAACTGTTCTTGGATGGGCTGGTAAAGAACTTGGTGTTAAATTTTCAACTCCCATTTTTGATGGAGCAACACTCGAGCAAATAACCGAATATACCCGAAAAGCCAAATTACCTGATTTCGGACGTACATATCTCTATGATGGGGAAACAGGAGAAAGATTTGACCAACCAGCAACTGTTGGCATCATTTATATGATGAAACTAGGACACATGGTTGACGACAAAATGCACGCCAGAAGCATTGGACCATACTCACTTATTACACAGCAACCCCTCGGAGGAAAAGCTCAATTTGGAGGACAACGTTTCGGTGAAATGGAAGTTTGGGCACTTGAGGCTTTTGGAGCATCGAACATACTTCAAGAAATTCTTACAGTTAAGTCCGATGACGTTCAAGGGCGCTCAAAAGCATACGAAGCAATTGTCAAAGGAGATACTATGCCAACACCTGGTATCCCCGAATCATTTAATGTCTTGTTACATGAACTTCGTGGCTTAGGATTAAGCGTTTCGTTAGAATAA
- the rpoC gene encoding DNA-directed RNA polymerase subunit beta', giving the protein MAYRKDSKVRSDFSNINISLSSPEEILERSSGEVLKPETINYRTYKPERDGLFCERIFGPVKDYECHCGKYKRIRYKGIVCDRCGVEVTEKKVRRERMGHIHLVVPVAHIWYFRSLPNKIGYLLGIPSKKLDSIIYYEKYVVIQPGAAGTIEIEDKKEEGGINYLDFLSEEEYLNILDSLPRENQMLDDSDPNKFIAKMGAEALHDLLQRLDLDELSYNLRDQANNETSVQRKNEALKRLQVVEAFRSSKGVNNPEWMILQVIPVIPPELRPLVPLDGGRFATSDLNDLYRRVIIRNNRLKRLIEIKAPEVILRNEKRMLQEAVDSLFDNSRKSNAVKTEANRPLKSLSDSLKGKQGRFRQNLLGKRVDYSARSVIVVGPELKMHECGLPKDMAAELYKPFVIRKLIERGIVKTVKSAKKIVDRRDPVVWDILENVLKSHPVLLNRAPTLHRLGIQAFQPKLIEGKAIQLHPLACTAFNADFDGDQMAVHLPLGNAAILEAQFLMLGSHNILNPANGAPITVPSQDMVLGLYYMTKSKPNAKGNGITFYSPKEVIIAYNEGKAELNAEIKVRLDITQPDGSVKRQIIDTTVGRVMFNNVVPKEMGYINELLTKRSLRDIIGKIYKKCGTVETSKFLDDIKNLGFEMAFKGGLSFNLADVIIPESKEKLVTEGYKKVDEVAYQHNNGFITNTERYNQVVDIWTHTNAKLTMTLLDELSRDNEGFNSVYMMLDSGARGSKEQIRQLCGMRGLMAKPQKSSAVTSEIIENPILANFKEGLSVLEYFISTHGARKGLADTALKTADAGYLTRRLVDVAQDVIINESDCGTLRGLPATELRKGDELVESLYEKIMGRCSVNDIYHPNTGKLIVAAGELIDEDIAQIIEDSPIEQVEIRSVLTCETKMGVCAKCYGRNLATNKMVKKGEAVGVIAAQSIGEPGTQLTLRTFHVGGIASNIAAQSGITANYSGIVEIDELRAVDFVSDTGEKCQVVIGRLAEMRIVDVNTKLTLSNRAIPYGATLFVKNGQEVQKGTRICEWDPYNAVIIAELDGKISFSDVIDGVTYKEESDEQTGFSEKVIIETRDRTKNPEIMLLNELGEAVKTYNLPVKAHITVNENDKVKQGDVIVKIPRVFGKAGDITGGLPRVTELFEARNPSNPAVVSEIDGEVEFGKIKRGNREIIVQSRSGEVKKYLVPLSRQILVQENDYVRAGTPLSDGIVSPSDILLVQGPTSVQEYLVNEIQEVYRMQGVKINDKHFEVIVRQMMRKVEIVDPGDTLFLEKQQVDK; this is encoded by the coding sequence ATGGCTTATCGTAAAGATTCGAAAGTAAGATCCGATTTTTCAAATATAAATATCAGCCTTTCCTCTCCTGAAGAGATATTGGAACGTTCGAGCGGAGAAGTTTTAAAGCCTGAAACAATTAATTATAGGACATATAAACCTGAACGTGACGGGTTATTCTGTGAAAGAATATTTGGTCCTGTAAAAGACTATGAATGCCATTGCGGTAAATACAAGAGAATTAGATATAAGGGCATTGTATGCGACCGTTGCGGTGTTGAAGTAACAGAAAAAAAGGTACGCCGTGAACGCATGGGACACATACATTTAGTTGTACCAGTTGCTCATATATGGTATTTTCGTTCATTACCCAACAAAATTGGATACCTTTTAGGAATACCTTCAAAAAAACTTGACTCGATTATATATTACGAAAAATATGTCGTAATACAACCAGGGGCTGCAGGAACTATAGAAATTGAAGATAAAAAAGAAGAAGGTGGAATTAATTATCTTGACTTTTTAAGTGAAGAAGAATACCTGAATATTCTCGACTCCCTTCCTCGTGAAAATCAAATGCTTGATGATAGCGATCCCAACAAATTTATTGCTAAAATGGGTGCCGAAGCATTACATGATTTGCTTCAAAGATTAGATTTAGACGAATTGTCTTATAACCTTAGAGATCAAGCCAACAACGAAACATCTGTTCAAAGAAAAAATGAAGCCTTAAAAAGATTACAAGTTGTTGAGGCATTCAGAAGCTCAAAAGGTGTAAACAATCCTGAATGGATGATATTGCAAGTGATTCCAGTAATTCCACCCGAACTACGTCCTTTAGTTCCACTTGACGGCGGAAGATTTGCAACAAGTGACCTTAATGACCTTTATAGACGCGTTATTATTCGCAACAACAGGTTAAAACGACTTATCGAAATAAAAGCACCAGAAGTAATCCTTAGAAACGAGAAACGAATGTTGCAAGAAGCTGTTGATTCACTTTTCGACAATTCAAGAAAGTCTAATGCCGTAAAAACAGAAGCTAACAGACCTCTAAAATCACTCAGCGATAGCTTAAAAGGAAAACAGGGACGATTCCGTCAAAACCTTTTAGGTAAACGTGTTGACTATTCAGCTCGTTCGGTAATTGTTGTAGGACCAGAGTTAAAAATGCACGAATGTGGATTGCCAAAAGATATGGCTGCTGAACTTTACAAACCGTTCGTAATAAGAAAACTTATCGAACGTGGTATTGTAAAAACAGTTAAATCAGCTAAAAAAATCGTAGATCGTCGTGATCCAGTTGTTTGGGACATACTTGAAAATGTTTTAAAATCTCATCCAGTTCTACTCAACCGTGCTCCTACTCTACACCGCTTGGGTATTCAGGCATTTCAGCCAAAACTAATAGAAGGTAAGGCTATTCAGTTACACCCTCTTGCATGTACAGCTTTTAACGCTGACTTTGACGGTGACCAAATGGCTGTTCACTTACCATTAGGAAATGCTGCTATTCTTGAAGCACAATTTTTAATGTTAGGAAGTCATAATATATTGAACCCTGCAAACGGAGCTCCAATTACCGTTCCTTCGCAAGATATGGTACTTGGATTATATTACATGACCAAATCAAAACCCAATGCTAAAGGAAATGGTATAACCTTCTATTCACCCAAAGAGGTAATTATAGCATATAACGAAGGAAAAGCCGAGCTGAATGCAGAAATAAAAGTTAGATTAGATATTACCCAACCTGATGGTAGTGTTAAAAGACAAATTATTGACACTACGGTAGGAAGGGTTATGTTCAATAACGTTGTTCCCAAAGAAATGGGATATATCAACGAGTTACTTACCAAAAGATCTCTACGTGATATTATTGGTAAAATATATAAAAAATGCGGCACAGTTGAAACGTCAAAGTTCTTGGATGATATTAAGAACCTTGGTTTTGAAATGGCTTTTAAAGGTGGATTATCATTTAACCTAGCTGATGTTATTATACCCGAATCGAAAGAGAAACTTGTAACTGAAGGTTATAAGAAAGTTGACGAAGTAGCATATCAACATAATAATGGTTTTATAACCAATACAGAGCGATACAACCAAGTAGTTGATATTTGGACACATACAAATGCTAAACTAACAATGACTCTTTTAGATGAACTGTCTAGAGACAACGAAGGATTCAATTCTGTTTACATGATGTTGGACTCAGGTGCAAGAGGATCAAAAGAACAAATTAGACAGCTGTGCGGTATGAGGGGATTGATGGCAAAACCTCAAAAAAGTAGTGCCGTAACCTCCGAAATTATTGAAAACCCAATTTTAGCTAACTTTAAAGAGGGTCTCTCTGTTTTGGAATATTTTATCTCTACTCACGGTGCACGTAAAGGTCTTGCTGACACCGCATTAAAAACAGCCGACGCTGGTTATTTGACACGTCGATTAGTTGACGTTGCTCAAGATGTTATAATCAACGAATCAGACTGTGGTACATTGAGAGGATTGCCTGCTACAGAACTCCGCAAGGGGGATGAGCTTGTTGAAAGCTTATACGAAAAAATAATGGGACGTTGCTCTGTAAACGATATTTACCACCCCAACACAGGTAAACTTATCGTTGCTGCAGGCGAACTAATTGATGAAGATATTGCCCAAATTATCGAAGATTCGCCAATAGAACAAGTTGAAATCAGATCAGTTTTAACGTGTGAAACCAAAATGGGTGTGTGTGCAAAATGTTATGGCCGTAACTTGGCCACCAATAAAATGGTAAAAAAAGGAGAGGCCGTTGGAGTTATTGCAGCACAATCAATTGGTGAACCTGGAACACAGTTAACACTTCGTACATTCCACGTTGGGGGTATTGCATCGAATATTGCAGCACAATCTGGAATTACAGCAAATTATAGTGGTATTGTGGAAATTGATGAACTAAGAGCCGTTGACTTCGTTAGCGATACAGGAGAAAAATGTCAAGTGGTAATTGGACGTTTGGCCGAAATGAGAATTGTTGATGTAAACACCAAGTTGACACTATCAAATAGGGCTATACCTTATGGAGCCACCTTATTTGTTAAAAACGGACAAGAAGTTCAAAAAGGCACTAGAATTTGTGAATGGGATCCATATAACGCAGTAATCATAGCAGAGTTAGACGGAAAAATATCATTCTCAGATGTTATCGACGGTGTTACATATAAAGAAGAGTCAGACGAGCAAACGGGTTTCAGCGAGAAAGTTATCATTGAAACAAGAGATAGAACAAAAAACCCGGAAATTATGCTTCTAAACGAGCTTGGTGAAGCGGTCAAAACATACAACTTACCAGTAAAAGCTCATATTACTGTTAATGAAAACGATAAAGTTAAACAAGGTGATGTTATTGTAAAAATACCCCGCGTATTTGGTAAAGCTGGTGATATTACCGGAGGTTTACCACGCGTTACCGAATTGTTTGAAGCTCGAAACCCGTCAAATCCGGCAGTAGTATCTGAAATTGATGGAGAGGTAGAATTTGGTAAAATTAAACGAGGTAATCGTGAAATTATAGTTCAATCGCGTTCTGGAGAAGTAAAAA